Proteins co-encoded in one Prunus persica cultivar Lovell chromosome G6, Prunus_persica_NCBIv2, whole genome shotgun sequence genomic window:
- the LOC18774650 gene encoding isoflavone 3'-hydroxylase, translating to MEQQDILFYTFLSLISILFLLQTKRRLHKNLPPSPLPLPILGHLHLLKIPIHRTLQRLSQKHGHIFSLWFGSQRVVIVSSSSAAQECFTKNDIVLANRPRSLVSKHLAYNNTTIGTAQYGDHWRNLRRIGAIEIFSTSRLNAFLNVRKDEVKHLLLKLSQNARDDFGKVELKSMFLDLTLNVIMRMVAGKRYYGEDGSVDKEEARQFREIMEEIFAYAGAGNPADFLPILNWVGSVHGYEKKVMKLARRMDALLQGLIDEHRSEGRNGSTMIDHLLSLQESQPENYSDQTIKGLILVMLLAGTDTSAVTLEWAMSNLLNHPDVLKRARAELDAQVGQERLVEEHDISKLPYLQSIISETLRLYPAAPMLLSHFSSDDCTIGGFDVPRGTMVLVNAWAIHRDPKLWDDPESFIPERFRSGEDLSHQLMPFGLGRRSCPGSGLAQRTVGLTLGSLIQCFDWMRVSEKEIDMAEGKGLTMPKLVPLEVMCKARRIINKV from the exons ATGGAACAACAAGACATCCTGTTCTACACGTTCCTCTCCCTTATCTCCATCCTTTTCTTGCTCCAAACAAAACGTCGGCTTCACAAAAACCTCCCACCAAGCCCACTTCCCCTCCCAATCCTCGGCCATCTCCATCTCCTCAAAATCCCCATCCATCGAACCCTCCAACGCCTCTCACAAAAACACGGccatattttctctctctggtTCGGCTCACAGCGTGTGGTCATCGTCTCATCCTCGTCAGCCGCACAAGAATGCTTCACCAAAAATGACATCGTTTTGGCCAACCGTCCTCGCTCGCTCGTAAGCAAGCACTTAGCCTACAACAACACCACCATCGGCACGGCCCAATACGGCGACCACTGGCGCAACCTCCGCCGCATTGGGGCCATCGAGATCTTCTCAACCTCTCGACTCAACGCATTCTTGAATGTCAGAAAGGACGAAGTCAAACACTTGCTACTCAAACTTTCACAAAACGCACGTGACGATTTTGGGAAGGTGGAGCTCAAGTCCATGTTTCTTGATCTCACTTTGAACGTCATAATGAGAATGGTGGCCGGGAAGAGGTACTACGGCGAGGACGGGTCGGTGGACAAAGAGGAGGCCAGGCAGTTCAGAGAGATCATGGAGGAGATTTTTGCTTATGCTGGAGCAGGGAACCCGGCGGACTTCTTGCCCATTTTGAATTGGGTCGGGAGTGTACATGGGTATGAAAAGAAGGTGATGAAGCTGGCTAGGAGGATGGATGCGTTGTTGCAAGGTCTCATTGATGAGCACAGGAGCGAGGGTAGAAATGGAAGTACAATGATTGAccatttgctttctctgcAGGAGTCACAACCTGAGAATTACAGTGACCAAACTATCAAGGGGCTTATTCTG GTCATGTTGTTGGCGGGTACTGACACATCAGCAGTGACACTAGAATGGGCCATGTCCAATTTGCTTAACCATCCGGATGTGCTAAAAAGGGCAAGAGCTGAACTCGATGCTCAAGTAGGCCAAGAACGCTTGGTGGAGGAACATGATATCTCTAAACTGCCCTATCTTCAAAGTATCATCTCCGAGACTCTTCGATTGTATCCAGCGGCCCCAATGCTCCTATCACATTTTTCATCAGATGATTGCACTATTGGGGGATTCGACGTGCCGCGTGGAACAATGGTATTGGTCAATGCATGGGCCATACATAGAGATCCAAAGTTGTGGGATGATCCTGAAAGCTTCATACCTGAGAGGTTTCGGAGTGGTGAGGATTTGTCACACCAACTGATGCCATTTGGACTGGGAAGAAGGTCTTGTCCAGGATCAGGCCTTGCCCAACGTACGGTGGGCTTGACTTTGGGATCATTGATACAATGCTTTGATTGGATGAGAGTTAGTGAGAAGGAAATTGATATGGCAGAAGGTAAAGGCCTAACAATGCCTAAACTTGTACCATTAGAGGTCATGTGTAAAGCACGCCGGATTATCAACAAGGTTTGA
- the LOC18773681 gene encoding cytochrome P450 81E8, protein MEQQQILFYTFLSFISILFTIKFLLQEKRRRYKNLTPSPLSLPILGHLHLLKIPIHRTLQRLSQNHGPVISLWFGSQRVVIVSSSSAAQECFTKNDVVLANRPSMLIGKHLAYNNTTTATSQYGDHWRNLRRIGSTEIFSTSRLNAFLNVREDEVKHLLLKLSENVHDDFAKVELKSMFYELTFNIIMRMVAGKRYYGEDASVDKEEARQFREIMKEVFAYTGVANPVDFLPVLNWVGSERGYEKKVMKLARKTDAFMQGLIDEHRSKDKNGSTMIDHLLSLQDSQPEYYSDQIIKGLILDMVLAGTDTSSVTLEWAMSNLFNHPDVLKRARAELDAQLGQERLVKEHDISKLPYLQSIISETLRLYPAAPILLPHFSTDDCAIGGYKVPRGTMVLVNAWAIHRDPKLWDDPQSFIPERFGSGYDLSSQLMPFGLGRRSCPGSGLAQRTLGLTLGSLIQCFDWARISEKEIDMTEGKGFTMPKVMPLEVMCKARPIINKVLIV, encoded by the exons ATGGAACAACAACAGATCTTGTTCTACACATTTCTCTCCTTTATCTCAATCCTCTTCACTATCAAGTTCTTGCTCCAAGAAAAACGACGACGTTACAAAAACCTCACACCAAGCCCACTCTCTCTCCCAATCCTCGGCCATCTCCATCTCCTAAAGATCCCCATCCATCGAACCCTCCAACGCCTCTCACAAAATCACGGCCCCGTAATCTCTCTCTGGTTCGGCTCACAGCGTGTGGTCATAGTATCATCCTCGTCCGCAGCCCAAGAATGCTTCACCAAAAATGACGTCGTCTTAGCCAACCGTCCTAGCATGCTTATAGGCAAGCACCTAGCCTACAACAACACCACCACCGCCACGTCCCAATACGGTGACCACTGGCGCAACCTCCGCCGCATTGGGTCCACCGAGATCTTCTCAACCTCTCGGTTAAACGCATTCTTGAACGTCAGAGAGGACGAAGTCAAACACTTGCTGCTTAAACTTTCAGAAAACGTACATGATGATTTTGCGAAGGTGGAGCTCAAGTCTATGTTTTATGAGCTGACATTCAACATCATAATGAGAATGGTGGCCGGGAAGAGGTACTACGGGGAGGATGCATCGGTGGACAAAGAGGAGGCGAGGCAGTTCAGAGAGATCATGAAGGAGGTTTTTGCTTATACTGGGGTAGCGAACCCGGTTGACTTCTTGCCCGTTTTGAATTGGGTTGGGAGTGAACGTGGGTATGAGAAGAAGGTGATGAAGCTGGCTAGGAAGACGGATGCGTTCATGCAAGGTCTCATTGATGAACACAGGAGCAAGGATAAAAATGGTAGCACAATGATTGACCATTTGCTTTCTCTACAGGACTCACAACCTGAGTATTACAGTGACCAAATTATCAAGGGGCTTATTCTG GACATGGTGCTGGCGGGTACTGACACATCATCAGTGACACTAGAATGGGCCATGTCGAATTTGTTTAACCATCCGGACGTGCTAAAAAGAGCAAGAGCTGAACTGGATGCTCAATTAGGCCAAGAACGCTTGGTGAAGGAACATGATATCTCTAAACTGCCCTATCTTCAAAGTATCATCTCAGAGACTCTTCGATTGTACCCAGCGGCCCCAATACTACTGCCACATTTTTCAACAGATGATTGCGCTATTGGGGGATACAAAGTGCCACGCGGTACCATGGTATTGGTCAATGCATGGGCTATACATAGAGATCCAAAGTTGTGGGATGATCCTCAAAGCTTCATACCCGAGAGGTTTGGGAGTGGTTATGATTTGTCAAGCCAACTCATGCCATTTGGATTGGGAAGAAGGTCTTGTCCAGGATCGGGCCTTGCCCAACGTACGCTGGGCTTGACGTTGGGATCATTGATACAATGCTTTGACTGGGCGAGAATTAGTGAGAAGGAAATTGATATGACAGAAGGTAAAGGCTTCACAATGCCTAAAGTTATGCCATTAGAGGTCATGTGTAAAGCACGCCCGATTATCAACAAGGTTCTGATTGTTTGA
- the LOC109949833 gene encoding uncharacterized protein LOC109949833, translating into MDTQDTSPSMLLFFDKERFIFNAGEYESQLGSHPIASGELGYEIQIREAVVRPNCLTILRFKESRPPSKRRKVMKKLQNKAQRIKRAAQNYSNFAILIAPSHY; encoded by the exons ATGGATACGCAGGATACATCTCCTTCAATGTTGCTATTCTTTGACAAGGAaagatttatatttaatgctggAGAG taTGAATCACAGTTAGGCAGTCATCCAATTGCTTCAG GTGAGCTTGGGTACGAAATCCAAATACGAGAAGCAGTCGTTCGCCCAAATTGTTTAACCATTCTTCGCTTTAAAG AGTCAAGACCTCcatcaaagagaagaaaagtcatgaagaaattgcaaaacaaaGCCCAACGAATTAAACGTGCTGCTCAAAACTATTCAAATTTTGCTATTTTAATAGCTCCTTCCCACTATTAA
- the LOC18773715 gene encoding cytochrome P450 81E8, with translation MEQGIFFSTTSLSLIFIIIFIFQFFLKTKRRRYTNLPPNPFSLPILGHLHLLKAPVHRTFHRLSQKHGPIFSLWFGSQRVVIVSSPSAVQECFTRNDIVLANRPSLLLFKHIGYNSTTISTSPYGDHWRNLRRIGAIEIFSSARLNTFANTRKDEVRHLICKLAQNSVHEFAKVELKSMFTELTFNIIMTMVAGKRYYGDDVSVDKEEAKQFRQIMKEVFAHSGAVNPADFLPILNWIGSNAYEKRVMKLAKKTDSFLQGLIDEQRSKGKNGTMIDHLLSLQDSQPDYYTDQLIKGFILVLLLAGTDTSSVTLEWALSHLLNNPHVLRKARAELDAQLDQEHLVDEQNISKLPYLQGIISETLRLCPAAPMLVPHFASDDCTIGGFDVPCGTMVLVNAWAIHRDPQLWDDPEMFKPERFKSGEDLSHKLMPFGMGRRACPGAGLAQRVVGLTLGTLIQCFEWKRVGEEEIDMTEGRGLTMPKFVPLEAMCKTRSVVNKLLP, from the exons ATGGAACAaggcatcttcttctccacaaCGTCCCTCTCTCTTATCTTCATCATAATCTTCATTTTCCAGttctttcttaaaacaaaacgACGACGTTACACAAACCTCCCACCAAACCCTTTTTCTCTCCCCATCCTAGGCCATCTCCATCTCCTAAAAGCCCCGGTCCACCGAACCTTCCACCGCCTCTCTCAAAAACACGGccctattttctctctctggtTCGGTTCGCAGCGCGTGGTCATAGTCTCATCCCCGTCCGCTGTCCAAGAGTGTTTCACAAGAAACGACATCGTTTTGGCAAACCGTCCTTCACTGCTCCTATTCAAGCACATAGGCTACAACAGCACGACCATCTCAACCTCTCCATACGGCGACCACTGGCGCAACCTCCGCCGCATCGGTGCCATCGAGATTTTCTCCTCCGCTCGACTCAACACATTCGCAAACACACGAAAAGACGAAGTCAGACACCTCATCTGCAAACTTGCACAAAACTCGGTGCATGAGTTTGCGAAGGTGGAGTTGAAGTCTATGTTCACTGAGCTAACCTTTAACATCATAATGACAATGGTGGCGGGGAAGAGGTACTATGGGGATGACGTGTCGGTGGACAAGGAAGAGGCCAAGCAGTTCAGGCAGATTATGAAGGAGGTTTTTGCTCATAGTGGGGCAGTGAACCCAGCAGATTTCTTGCCCattttgaattggattgggAGCAATGCTTATGAAAAGAGGGTGATGAAGTTGGCTAAGAAGACTGATTCGTTTTTGCAAGGTCTGATTGATGAGCAAAGGAGTAAGGGTAAAAATGGAACTATGATCGAccatttgctttctctgcAGGACTCACAGCCTGACTATTATACTGACCAACTCATCAAGGGCTTTATACTG GTGCTGTTATTGGCTGGCACTGATACATCATCAGTCACACTGGAATGGGCCCTGTCTCATCTACTTAACAATCCACATGTGCTAAGAAAGGCTAGAGCTGAACTGGATGCTCAACTCGACCAAGAACACTTAGTTGATGAACAAAATATCTCTAAACTACCCTACCTTCAAGGCATTATATCAGAGACGCTGCGGTTGTGCCCAGCCGCCCCGATGCTAGTACCACATTTTGCATCTGATGACTGCACTATTGGGGGATTCGACGTTCCATGTGGCACAATGGTATTGGTGAATGCATGGGCCATACATAGAGATCCACAGTTGTGGGATGATCCTGAAATGTTCAAGCCTGAGAGGTTCAAAAGTGGCGAGGATCTGTCACACAAGCTCATGCCATTTGGAATGGGGAGGAGAGCTTGCCCTGGAGCAGGCTTGGCGCAACGTGTGGTGGGCTTGACCTTGGGGACATTGATCCAATGCTTTGAGTGGAAGAGAGTTGGTGAGGAGGAGATTGACATGACTGAAGGTAGAGGACTCACCATGCCAAAATTTGTACCTTTGGAGGCCATGTGTAAAACCCGTTCTGTTGTGAACAAGCTTCTACCTTGA
- the LOC18774581 gene encoding cytochrome P450 81E8, translating into MEDILFYTSLTLIFILFTFKFLVQPNRRRYKNLPPTPPSLPILGHLHLLKPPVHRTFHRLSQKYGAVFSLWFGSHRVVIVSSPSAVEECFTKNDIVLANRPRLLFGKHLAYNYTTVVAAPYGDHWRNLRRIGTTEIFSTARLQTFSEIRKDEVKHLLLKLSQNARDGFAKVELKSMFNELTFNIIMTMVAGKRYYGDDVSVDKEEAKQFRQIMSDVFFYGGAANPADFLPILNWVGRGGYEKKVKTLAKRTDEFLQALIDEHKSKGKNGTTMIDHLLSLQESQPEYYTNQIIKGLILVMLLAGTDTSAVTLEWAMSNLLNNPHVLKKARVELDAQLGEENLVDEPDLSKLPYLQNIISETLRLCPAAPLLVPHFSSDDCTIGGFDVPRDTMILINAWALHRDPQLWDDPESFMPERFESGGDLSHKLIPFGLGRRACPGLGLAQRVVGLTLGSLIQCFEWERITKEEIDMAEGKGLTMPKVVPLEAMCRARSVMTKVLS; encoded by the exons ATGGAAGACATCTTGTTTTACACATCCCTCACTCTTATCTTCATCCTATTTACCTTCAAGTTCTTGGTCCAACCAAACCGACGTCGTTACAAAAACCTTCCACCAACCCCACCTTCACTTCCAATCCTTGGCCATCTCCACCTCCTAAAACCCCCAGTCCACCGAACCTTCCACCGCCTCTCCCAAAAATACGGTGCCGTCTTCTCACTCTGGTTCGGCTCACACCGCGTGGTCATAGTCTCCTCCCCGTCCGCAGTCGAAGAATGCTTCACCAAAAACGACATCGTTTTAGCCAACCGCCCTCGCTTGCTCTTTGGCAAGCACTTAGCCTACAACTACACCACAGTCGTCGCCGCCCCTTACGGAGACCACTGGCGCAACCTCCGCCGCATTGGCACCACCGAGATCTTCTCCACCGCCCGGCTCCAGACGTTCTCCGAGATCAGAAAGGACGAAGTCAAACACTTATTACTtaaactctcacaaaatgCACGTGACGGTTTTGCGAAGGTGGAGCTCAAGTCCATGTTCAATGAGCTCACGTTTAACATCATAATGACAATGGTGGCGGGTAAGAGGTACTACGGCGACGACGTGTCAGTGGACAAAGAAGAGGCCAAACAGTTCAGGCAGATTATGAGCGATGTGTTTTTTTACGGTGGGGCAGCGAACCCAGCTGATTTTTTGCCCATTTTGAATTGGGTTGGGAGAGGAGGTTATGAGAAGAAGGTGAAGACGTTGGCTAAGAGGACAGATGAGTTCTTGCAGGCTCTGATTGATGAGCACAAGAGTAAGGGTAAAAATGGTACTACAATGATTGACCATCTTCTTTCCCTGCAAGAGTCGCAGCCTGAATATTACACCAACCAAATCATCAAGGGCCTTATTCTG GTAATGTTATTAGCGGGTACTGATACATCGGCAGTGACACTGGAATGGGCCATGTCCAATCTACTTAACAATCCGCACGTGTTAAAAAAGGCTAGAGTTGAGCTAGATGCTCAACTAGGCGAAGAAAACTTAGTGGATGAACCAGACCTCTCTAAACTACCCTACCTCCAAAATATCATCTCAGAGACCCTCCGTTTATGCCCAGCAGCTCCATTGCTAGTACCTCATTTTTCGTCCGATGACTGTACTATTGGAGGATTCGATGTGCCACGTGACACAATGATATTGATCAATGCATGGGCTCTGCATAGAGATCCTCAACTGTGGGATGATCCTGAAAGTTTCATGCCTGAGAGGTTTGAAAGTGGTGGCGATTTGTCCCACAAACTCATTCCGTTTGGGCTTGGAAGAAGGGCTTGCCCGGGATTAGGTCTCGCCCAACGTGTGGTGGGCTTGACGTTGGGGTCACTGATTCAATGCTTTGAGTGGGAGAGAATCACTAAGGAGGAGATTGACATGGCTGAAGGTAAAGGACTCACCATGCCTAAAGTTGTTCCATTGGAGGCTATGTGTAGAGCACGCTCAGTTATGACCAAGGTGCTATCTTGA